TCAGGCGCTTGAGGTGTTGACGAGCACTGCTAAGAGGATGGCAATACTTTAGTCCTGCCGGACGGGCCCGCTGCGCGCGGGGCGGTCACTTCGTGACTTTCACACTTGTCTCGATGACTCAAAGAGTAAAGATCCTCCCGCTGGTCGGAAGCAGAAAATGTCTGCTTCCGACCAACGGGAGGACCTCAGAAGATTATTCACCCATACCGCCCCGAGAACGGTACGAAGTACTAGTGAGCGCCGTTCTTGAAGATTTGTTCGGCGAAGAAGTTCTCTACTTTGGACTGATCGCGCAGCATCTCGAAGTACGCACCCTTCAGGAGCTGCGACCGCGCATCGCGCAATCCCTGCCGAATCCGCTGCTGAATCTGCGGCTCGCTTACGCTGTGTTGCCCCGCAGGCTCGCGCCCGATGAGCTGGAAGATCGCATATCCACCCGGTTTCTTCGGATCGCTTGGATCGGGGAACGGCATGATATCCGTCACCTGGCCCACCTTCAGCTTGCTCACCGCGTTGAAGACCTCCGGGTTCGAGCGTAGCTGCGACTCCGAGATGGAACCCATGTCACCGCCGCTCGAAGAGGTCTGCGGATTCTCCGAGAAGTTCATCGCCAGCGAACCGAAGTCCTCGCCGCTATCCACACGATTACGCAGCGCCTGGATCTTCTTCTTGGCCTCCGCGTCGTTGGTGGCCTTGTTGCCCTGCAGGTTGCCGGGGTTGGCTGCGGGCGAGCTGGTCACCAGGATCTGCGCCAGGTGGTACTGCGTCTCGATGTTGTTGAACTCGCTCTTGTGCGCGTTGTAGTAGCCGGTGATGTCCGCGTCCGAGACCGTGATCTTGGAGTTGATCTCCTTGTTCAGCAGCTTGTTGATCGTGAGGGTGCGGCGAAGGTCGCGCTTCACCTCGTCCAGCGTGTGGTTGCTGGCCTGCAGCCGCTGCTGGAACTGCTCTTCGCTGTACGGAGCCTTCATCTCGGCGAGCTTCGCGTCCACCTCTTCGGGAGTCGCGGTCAGGTTCATCTTGGCCGCGCGCTGCTGCACGATCTCCTCGTCGACCAGATCCTTGAGCACGCCAAGCCGCAGAGAATCGGCCTGCTCGGGCGTAGGCTCCTGCTGGTGCTGCGCGTCGCCGAGCTGCTCCTTGTACATCTTGTCCATCTCGGCGCGCATGATGGCGTGGCCGTTGACGGTCGCGACAACATCGGCGTTGTGGCTCTGCTTGCAGCCCGTCATGCCGGCTGCGAGTACCAGTAACAGGCTGCCCGCTACACTATGAGCCATGCGCCGCGAGGGGGAGGTTGTAACAGAAGAAGTCACAATATTATTCATGTTGCCGTTCGTCGTCATCGAACTCCAGATCCTGCTGTTGATTCGATCCATCTTAATTTCCACCATTAGCCTTCGGAGTGGGAGTAGGAGCCGGGCCACCGGGGCCGGTGGAGGCGTCAGCCCCTGAGCCGTCAGCGCGCCGTCGATCATCCGGTAGAGATACTCCATCGGCACCGCGCCCTCCAGCTTTTCGCCGTTGATGAACAGGGCCGGGGTGGAGTCCACTCCAAGCCCTTCGGCGACCTGCATGGAGTCCTTGATCGGGGCGTCATCCTGTTTCTGCACGCACGCCGCCAGCTTGGCGCTGTCGATCTTCTGCCGCTTGCCCTCTTCGAGCGTCAGTGTGTCCAGTGTCTCGTTGGCCTTGACCAGGCTCTTCTGCTCGCCGCCCATCTCTCCTGCGTGCGCGTGCACGTAGTCGACCAGGTTCCAGTAGCCGGTCGGGCTCTGGGCCGCCAGGCAGTAGCTGTCCACCGCCGCGTGCATCGCCCAGGGGTGCTGGCTCAGGGGGAAGTCGCGGTAGACGATGTGGACCTGATCCTTGTAACGCTCGAGCAGCGCCGGGAAGAGCTGCGCGTGCATCTTGGCGCAGTACGGGCACTCCAGGTCGTCAAACTCGACGATGGTGACCGGGGCGTTGATCGGGCCGCCGCGCGCGGGGCGACCGGCCTCGGAGACCAGCGTCTTGGGGTCGCGGCTAATGTCGAAGGTGTTGAACTGCGCCAGGGTCTTGCCGTCGTTCGAGATGAGGAACGGGATCGGCTTGCTGGAGTTCTGGCCGTCGCTGAAGGTCACAGCAATCTGGTCGTAGCCGGGGACCGGGCTCTTGGACTTCGCGCCGATGGTCATGACGTACTCGGGCGGCACGTTGGTCTTCTGCCGCACCAGAACCTCGACGCGGCGGGCCAGTTCGGGGGAGAGGCCGTTGGCGGGGGGCTGCGCGTGGCAGCCGATGCCGGTCAACGTTAAGGCGAAGAGACAGATCCCGAGGGATTTGAGGAGGATCGGGCGCGGCTGAAAGAGAACGGACACAGCCTCGATTATCTCATGCAGGCGTTGCAGGATAGAGACAATAGGCCTATTTCCGAGACCTCCGGCCCCCAAAAGAAAACACGCGAAGCGTCCAAAACGGCACGAAACGCCTAGAACAGCCGTTCCGCCCGCCGCAGGTTTCCTGCCGCGCCGATATTCACCAGCGTGAAGCTGAACCGGTAGGTGTTCTCGTTGCGGTCCGCGCCGAGCTCGTACTTGCGGTACTCGATGCTCAACCCGCAGCAGTTCCAGTTGTACGAGGTCTGCAGGGCCGCGTACTGGATCAGAGGCGAGGTGGTGGTCGTCGTGATCGCCGGGCTGGTCGCCGTCGCCGGGGTCGTCGAGGTGTTCGTGCCCGAGTTCAGGTCGATCCCCGCGTTCGCCGCCACGCTC
This is a stretch of genomic DNA from Granulicella sp. WH15. It encodes these proteins:
- a CDS encoding thioredoxin domain-containing protein, producing MSVLFQPRPILLKSLGICLFALTLTGIGCHAQPPANGLSPELARRVEVLVRQKTNVPPEYVMTIGAKSKSPVPGYDQIAVTFSDGQNSSKPIPFLISNDGKTLAQFNTFDISRDPKTLVSEAGRPARGGPINAPVTIVEFDDLECPYCAKMHAQLFPALLERYKDQVHIVYRDFPLSQHPWAMHAAVDSYCLAAQSPTGYWNLVDYVHAHAGEMGGEQKSLVKANETLDTLTLEEGKRQKIDSAKLAACVQKQDDAPIKDSMQVAEGLGVDSTPALFINGEKLEGAVPMEYLYRMIDGALTAQGLTPPPAPVARLLLPLRRLMVEIKMDRINSRIWSSMTTNGNMNNIVTSSVTTSPSRRMAHSVAGSLLLVLAAGMTGCKQSHNADVVATVNGHAIMRAEMDKMYKEQLGDAQHQQEPTPEQADSLRLGVLKDLVDEEIVQQRAAKMNLTATPEEVDAKLAEMKAPYSEEQFQQRLQASNHTLDEVKRDLRRTLTINKLLNKEINSKITVSDADITGYYNAHKSEFNNIETQYHLAQILVTSSPAANPGNLQGNKATNDAEAKKKIQALRNRVDSGEDFGSLAMNFSENPQTSSSGGDMGSISESQLRSNPEVFNAVSKLKVGQVTDIMPFPDPSDPKKPGGYAIFQLIGREPAGQHSVSEPQIQQRIRQGLRDARSQLLKGAYFEMLRDQSKVENFFAEQIFKNGAH